A region from the Salvelinus sp. IW2-2015 linkage group LG19, ASM291031v2, whole genome shotgun sequence genome encodes:
- the LOC111979276 gene encoding high affinity 3',5'-cyclic-AMP phosphodiesterase 7A isoform X6: MGIVLIWSLVLILMRWISHKRRGAISYDSEDQTALYIRMLDVRVRSQVGFEPERRGSHPYLYVDFRTLHSRPEAAWPVSARNVRRLLSFQRYLHSSRFFHGIPASNPLGYILDDDFTGQAKLMLQKVGNWNFDIFLFDRLTNGNSLVNLTFHLFNTYGLIELFQLDMVKLRRFLVMIQEDYRCQNPYHNAVHAADVTQAMYCYLQEPKLAETLTSCDLLLGLLAAATHDLDHPGVNQPFLIKTDHYLAALYKNSSVLENHHWKSAVGLLRESDLLSHLPTEDRLNMEERLGSLILATDISRQNDYLSEFRTHLDKGDLCLTNGGHRHFILQMALKCADICNPCRPWKLSKQWSEKVTEEFFHQGDIERKHHLEVTPLCDRQSNSVANIQIGFMAYVVEPLFVEWSRFSNTRLSQTMMSHLSMNKQGWKEGRDKQEVSSSRASEEQRTPPTKDSNSKVLPQGSKGS, translated from the exons AGACGAGGGGCGATCTCCTATGACAGTGAGGATCAAACGGCTCTCTACATTCGGATGCTCG ATGTGAGAGTCAGAAGCCAGGTGGGGTTTGAACCAGAGCGAAGAGGGTCTCATCCCTACTTGTATGTCGATTTCCGAACTTTGCACT CCCGACCTGAGGCTGCGTGGCCTGTGTCTGCCAGGAATGTCCGCAGGCTGCTGAGCTTTCAGAGGTACCTCCACTCGTCACGGTTCTTTCACGGCATCCCAGCCTCCAACCCTCTAGGCTACATCCTTGACGATGACTTCACAGGTCAAGCCAAG TTAATGCTGCAGAAGGTTGGAAACTGGAACTTTGATATTTTCCTGTTTGACAGACTTACGAACG GGAACAGCCTCGTCAACCTGACCTTTCACTTATTCAACACTTATGGGTTAATTGAGCTCTTCCAGTTGGACATGGTTAAACTTAGAAGATTTttag TCATGATTCAAGAGGACTACCGCTGCCAGAACCCCTACCACAATGCAGTCCACGCTGCAGATGTGACTCAGGCCATGTATTGTTACCTGCAGGAGCCCAAG CTCGCTGAGACGCTGACCTCCTGTGATCTCCTGCTGGGTCTGCTGGCGGCTGCCACCCATGATCTGGACCATCCAGGTGTCAACCAGCCTTTCCTCATCAAAACGGACCATTACCTAGCAGCACTGTACAAG AATAGCTCAGTTTTGGAGAATCACCACTGGAAGTCTGCGGTGGGCCTGCTCCGCGAATCAGACCTGCTGTCCCACCTCCCCACTGAAGACCG ATTGAACATGGAGGAGCGGCTTGGATCCCTGATTCTGGCTACAGACATCAGCAGGCAGAATGACTATCTTTCAGAGTTCAGGACACACTTGGACAAGGGAGACCTCTGCCTCACTAACGGAGGACATCGACACTTTATCCTTCAG ATGGCTCTGAAGTGTGCGGACATTTGCAACCCCTGCCGACCGTGGAAACTCAGCAAACAGTGGAGCGAGAAAGTGACAGAGGAGTTCTTCCACCAAG GTGACATTGAGAGGAAACATCATCTTGAAGTAACCCCACTCTGTGACAGGCAATCCAACTCGGTTGCCAATATACAGATTG GCTTTATGGCGTACGTGGTAGAGCCTCTGTTTGTGGAATGGTCACGCTTCTCCAACACACGGCTGTCCCAGACCATGATGAGCCACCTGAGCATGAACAAGCAAGgctggaaggaggggagggacaaGCAGGAGGTTAGCTCTAGTAGGGCCTCAGAGGAACAGAGGACTCCTCCCACCAAAGACTCAAACTCCAAAGTATTACCTCAGGGAAGCAAAGGGTCATGA
- the LOC111979276 gene encoding high affinity 3',5'-cyclic-AMP phosphodiesterase 7A isoform X2, with translation MEVCYQLPVLPLDRPVPKHVLSRRGAISFSSSSSLFGGPAPRQLSKRRGAISYDSEDQTALYIRMLGTYDVRVRSQVGFEPERRGSHPYLYVDFRTLHSRPEAAWPVSARNVRRLLSFQRYLHSSRFFHGIPASNPLGYILDDDFTGQAKLMLQKVGNWNFDIFLFDRLTNGNSLVNLTFHLFNTYGLIELFQLDMVKLRRFLVMIQEDYRCQNPYHNAVHAADVTQAMYCYLQEPKLAETLTSCDLLLGLLAAATHDLDHPGVNQPFLIKTDHYLAALYKNSSVLENHHWKSAVGLLRESDLLSHLPTEDRLNMEERLGSLILATDISRQNDYLSEFRTHLDKGDLCLTNGGHRHFILQMALKCADICNPCRPWKLSKQWSEKVTEEFFHQGDIERKHHLEVTPLCDRQSNSVANIQIGFMAYVVEPLFVEWSRFSNTRLSQTMMSHLSMNKQGWKEGRDKQEVSSSRASEEQRTPPTKDSNSKVLPQGSKGS, from the exons AGACGAGGGGCGATCTCCTATGACAGTGAGGATCAAACGGCTCTCTACATTCGGATGCTCGGTACGTATG ATGTGAGAGTCAGAAGCCAGGTGGGGTTTGAACCAGAGCGAAGAGGGTCTCATCCCTACTTGTATGTCGATTTCCGAACTTTGCACT CCCGACCTGAGGCTGCGTGGCCTGTGTCTGCCAGGAATGTCCGCAGGCTGCTGAGCTTTCAGAGGTACCTCCACTCGTCACGGTTCTTTCACGGCATCCCAGCCTCCAACCCTCTAGGCTACATCCTTGACGATGACTTCACAGGTCAAGCCAAG TTAATGCTGCAGAAGGTTGGAAACTGGAACTTTGATATTTTCCTGTTTGACAGACTTACGAACG GGAACAGCCTCGTCAACCTGACCTTTCACTTATTCAACACTTATGGGTTAATTGAGCTCTTCCAGTTGGACATGGTTAAACTTAGAAGATTTttag TCATGATTCAAGAGGACTACCGCTGCCAGAACCCCTACCACAATGCAGTCCACGCTGCAGATGTGACTCAGGCCATGTATTGTTACCTGCAGGAGCCCAAG CTCGCTGAGACGCTGACCTCCTGTGATCTCCTGCTGGGTCTGCTGGCGGCTGCCACCCATGATCTGGACCATCCAGGTGTCAACCAGCCTTTCCTCATCAAAACGGACCATTACCTAGCAGCACTGTACAAG AATAGCTCAGTTTTGGAGAATCACCACTGGAAGTCTGCGGTGGGCCTGCTCCGCGAATCAGACCTGCTGTCCCACCTCCCCACTGAAGACCG ATTGAACATGGAGGAGCGGCTTGGATCCCTGATTCTGGCTACAGACATCAGCAGGCAGAATGACTATCTTTCAGAGTTCAGGACACACTTGGACAAGGGAGACCTCTGCCTCACTAACGGAGGACATCGACACTTTATCCTTCAG ATGGCTCTGAAGTGTGCGGACATTTGCAACCCCTGCCGACCGTGGAAACTCAGCAAACAGTGGAGCGAGAAAGTGACAGAGGAGTTCTTCCACCAAG GTGACATTGAGAGGAAACATCATCTTGAAGTAACCCCACTCTGTGACAGGCAATCCAACTCGGTTGCCAATATACAGATTG GCTTTATGGCGTACGTGGTAGAGCCTCTGTTTGTGGAATGGTCACGCTTCTCCAACACACGGCTGTCCCAGACCATGATGAGCCACCTGAGCATGAACAAGCAAGgctggaaggaggggagggacaaGCAGGAGGTTAGCTCTAGTAGGGCCTCAGAGGAACAGAGGACTCCTCCCACCAAAGACTCAAACTCCAAAGTATTACCTCAGGGAAGCAAAGGGTCATGA
- the LOC111979276 gene encoding high affinity 3',5'-cyclic-AMP phosphodiesterase 7A isoform X1, with the protein MEVCYQLPVLPLDRPVPKHVLSRRGAISFSSSSSLFGGPAPRQLSKRRGAISYDSEDQTALYIRMLGTYGDVRVRSQVGFEPERRGSHPYLYVDFRTLHSRPEAAWPVSARNVRRLLSFQRYLHSSRFFHGIPASNPLGYILDDDFTGQAKLMLQKVGNWNFDIFLFDRLTNGNSLVNLTFHLFNTYGLIELFQLDMVKLRRFLVMIQEDYRCQNPYHNAVHAADVTQAMYCYLQEPKLAETLTSCDLLLGLLAAATHDLDHPGVNQPFLIKTDHYLAALYKNSSVLENHHWKSAVGLLRESDLLSHLPTEDRLNMEERLGSLILATDISRQNDYLSEFRTHLDKGDLCLTNGGHRHFILQMALKCADICNPCRPWKLSKQWSEKVTEEFFHQGDIERKHHLEVTPLCDRQSNSVANIQIGFMAYVVEPLFVEWSRFSNTRLSQTMMSHLSMNKQGWKEGRDKQEVSSSRASEEQRTPPTKDSNSKVLPQGSKGS; encoded by the exons AGACGAGGGGCGATCTCCTATGACAGTGAGGATCAAACGGCTCTCTACATTCGGATGCTCGGTACGTATG GAGATGTGAGAGTCAGAAGCCAGGTGGGGTTTGAACCAGAGCGAAGAGGGTCTCATCCCTACTTGTATGTCGATTTCCGAACTTTGCACT CCCGACCTGAGGCTGCGTGGCCTGTGTCTGCCAGGAATGTCCGCAGGCTGCTGAGCTTTCAGAGGTACCTCCACTCGTCACGGTTCTTTCACGGCATCCCAGCCTCCAACCCTCTAGGCTACATCCTTGACGATGACTTCACAGGTCAAGCCAAG TTAATGCTGCAGAAGGTTGGAAACTGGAACTTTGATATTTTCCTGTTTGACAGACTTACGAACG GGAACAGCCTCGTCAACCTGACCTTTCACTTATTCAACACTTATGGGTTAATTGAGCTCTTCCAGTTGGACATGGTTAAACTTAGAAGATTTttag TCATGATTCAAGAGGACTACCGCTGCCAGAACCCCTACCACAATGCAGTCCACGCTGCAGATGTGACTCAGGCCATGTATTGTTACCTGCAGGAGCCCAAG CTCGCTGAGACGCTGACCTCCTGTGATCTCCTGCTGGGTCTGCTGGCGGCTGCCACCCATGATCTGGACCATCCAGGTGTCAACCAGCCTTTCCTCATCAAAACGGACCATTACCTAGCAGCACTGTACAAG AATAGCTCAGTTTTGGAGAATCACCACTGGAAGTCTGCGGTGGGCCTGCTCCGCGAATCAGACCTGCTGTCCCACCTCCCCACTGAAGACCG ATTGAACATGGAGGAGCGGCTTGGATCCCTGATTCTGGCTACAGACATCAGCAGGCAGAATGACTATCTTTCAGAGTTCAGGACACACTTGGACAAGGGAGACCTCTGCCTCACTAACGGAGGACATCGACACTTTATCCTTCAG ATGGCTCTGAAGTGTGCGGACATTTGCAACCCCTGCCGACCGTGGAAACTCAGCAAACAGTGGAGCGAGAAAGTGACAGAGGAGTTCTTCCACCAAG GTGACATTGAGAGGAAACATCATCTTGAAGTAACCCCACTCTGTGACAGGCAATCCAACTCGGTTGCCAATATACAGATTG GCTTTATGGCGTACGTGGTAGAGCCTCTGTTTGTGGAATGGTCACGCTTCTCCAACACACGGCTGTCCCAGACCATGATGAGCCACCTGAGCATGAACAAGCAAGgctggaaggaggggagggacaaGCAGGAGGTTAGCTCTAGTAGGGCCTCAGAGGAACAGAGGACTCCTCCCACCAAAGACTCAAACTCCAAAGTATTACCTCAGGGAAGCAAAGGGTCATGA
- the LOC111979276 gene encoding high affinity 3',5'-cyclic-AMP phosphodiesterase 7A isoform X3, protein MEVCYQLPVLPLDRPVPKHVLSRRGAISFSSSSSLFGGPAPRQLSKRRGAISYDSEDQTALYIRMLGDVRVRSQVGFEPERRGSHPYLYVDFRTLHSRPEAAWPVSARNVRRLLSFQRYLHSSRFFHGIPASNPLGYILDDDFTGQAKLMLQKVGNWNFDIFLFDRLTNGNSLVNLTFHLFNTYGLIELFQLDMVKLRRFLVMIQEDYRCQNPYHNAVHAADVTQAMYCYLQEPKLAETLTSCDLLLGLLAAATHDLDHPGVNQPFLIKTDHYLAALYKNSSVLENHHWKSAVGLLRESDLLSHLPTEDRLNMEERLGSLILATDISRQNDYLSEFRTHLDKGDLCLTNGGHRHFILQMALKCADICNPCRPWKLSKQWSEKVTEEFFHQGDIERKHHLEVTPLCDRQSNSVANIQIGFMAYVVEPLFVEWSRFSNTRLSQTMMSHLSMNKQGWKEGRDKQEVSSSRASEEQRTPPTKDSNSKVLPQGSKGS, encoded by the exons AGACGAGGGGCGATCTCCTATGACAGTGAGGATCAAACGGCTCTCTACATTCGGATGCTCG GAGATGTGAGAGTCAGAAGCCAGGTGGGGTTTGAACCAGAGCGAAGAGGGTCTCATCCCTACTTGTATGTCGATTTCCGAACTTTGCACT CCCGACCTGAGGCTGCGTGGCCTGTGTCTGCCAGGAATGTCCGCAGGCTGCTGAGCTTTCAGAGGTACCTCCACTCGTCACGGTTCTTTCACGGCATCCCAGCCTCCAACCCTCTAGGCTACATCCTTGACGATGACTTCACAGGTCAAGCCAAG TTAATGCTGCAGAAGGTTGGAAACTGGAACTTTGATATTTTCCTGTTTGACAGACTTACGAACG GGAACAGCCTCGTCAACCTGACCTTTCACTTATTCAACACTTATGGGTTAATTGAGCTCTTCCAGTTGGACATGGTTAAACTTAGAAGATTTttag TCATGATTCAAGAGGACTACCGCTGCCAGAACCCCTACCACAATGCAGTCCACGCTGCAGATGTGACTCAGGCCATGTATTGTTACCTGCAGGAGCCCAAG CTCGCTGAGACGCTGACCTCCTGTGATCTCCTGCTGGGTCTGCTGGCGGCTGCCACCCATGATCTGGACCATCCAGGTGTCAACCAGCCTTTCCTCATCAAAACGGACCATTACCTAGCAGCACTGTACAAG AATAGCTCAGTTTTGGAGAATCACCACTGGAAGTCTGCGGTGGGCCTGCTCCGCGAATCAGACCTGCTGTCCCACCTCCCCACTGAAGACCG ATTGAACATGGAGGAGCGGCTTGGATCCCTGATTCTGGCTACAGACATCAGCAGGCAGAATGACTATCTTTCAGAGTTCAGGACACACTTGGACAAGGGAGACCTCTGCCTCACTAACGGAGGACATCGACACTTTATCCTTCAG ATGGCTCTGAAGTGTGCGGACATTTGCAACCCCTGCCGACCGTGGAAACTCAGCAAACAGTGGAGCGAGAAAGTGACAGAGGAGTTCTTCCACCAAG GTGACATTGAGAGGAAACATCATCTTGAAGTAACCCCACTCTGTGACAGGCAATCCAACTCGGTTGCCAATATACAGATTG GCTTTATGGCGTACGTGGTAGAGCCTCTGTTTGTGGAATGGTCACGCTTCTCCAACACACGGCTGTCCCAGACCATGATGAGCCACCTGAGCATGAACAAGCAAGgctggaaggaggggagggacaaGCAGGAGGTTAGCTCTAGTAGGGCCTCAGAGGAACAGAGGACTCCTCCCACCAAAGACTCAAACTCCAAAGTATTACCTCAGGGAAGCAAAGGGTCATGA
- the LOC111979276 gene encoding high affinity 3',5'-cyclic-AMP phosphodiesterase 7A isoform X5, giving the protein MGIVLIWSLVLILMRWISHKRRGAISYDSEDQTALYIRMLGTYGDVRVRSQVGFEPERRGSHPYLYVDFRTLHSRPEAAWPVSARNVRRLLSFQRYLHSSRFFHGIPASNPLGYILDDDFTGQAKLMLQKVGNWNFDIFLFDRLTNGNSLVNLTFHLFNTYGLIELFQLDMVKLRRFLVMIQEDYRCQNPYHNAVHAADVTQAMYCYLQEPKLAETLTSCDLLLGLLAAATHDLDHPGVNQPFLIKTDHYLAALYKNSSVLENHHWKSAVGLLRESDLLSHLPTEDRLNMEERLGSLILATDISRQNDYLSEFRTHLDKGDLCLTNGGHRHFILQMALKCADICNPCRPWKLSKQWSEKVTEEFFHQGDIERKHHLEVTPLCDRQSNSVANIQIGFMAYVVEPLFVEWSRFSNTRLSQTMMSHLSMNKQGWKEGRDKQEVSSSRASEEQRTPPTKDSNSKVLPQGSKGS; this is encoded by the exons AGACGAGGGGCGATCTCCTATGACAGTGAGGATCAAACGGCTCTCTACATTCGGATGCTCGGTACGTATG GAGATGTGAGAGTCAGAAGCCAGGTGGGGTTTGAACCAGAGCGAAGAGGGTCTCATCCCTACTTGTATGTCGATTTCCGAACTTTGCACT CCCGACCTGAGGCTGCGTGGCCTGTGTCTGCCAGGAATGTCCGCAGGCTGCTGAGCTTTCAGAGGTACCTCCACTCGTCACGGTTCTTTCACGGCATCCCAGCCTCCAACCCTCTAGGCTACATCCTTGACGATGACTTCACAGGTCAAGCCAAG TTAATGCTGCAGAAGGTTGGAAACTGGAACTTTGATATTTTCCTGTTTGACAGACTTACGAACG GGAACAGCCTCGTCAACCTGACCTTTCACTTATTCAACACTTATGGGTTAATTGAGCTCTTCCAGTTGGACATGGTTAAACTTAGAAGATTTttag TCATGATTCAAGAGGACTACCGCTGCCAGAACCCCTACCACAATGCAGTCCACGCTGCAGATGTGACTCAGGCCATGTATTGTTACCTGCAGGAGCCCAAG CTCGCTGAGACGCTGACCTCCTGTGATCTCCTGCTGGGTCTGCTGGCGGCTGCCACCCATGATCTGGACCATCCAGGTGTCAACCAGCCTTTCCTCATCAAAACGGACCATTACCTAGCAGCACTGTACAAG AATAGCTCAGTTTTGGAGAATCACCACTGGAAGTCTGCGGTGGGCCTGCTCCGCGAATCAGACCTGCTGTCCCACCTCCCCACTGAAGACCG ATTGAACATGGAGGAGCGGCTTGGATCCCTGATTCTGGCTACAGACATCAGCAGGCAGAATGACTATCTTTCAGAGTTCAGGACACACTTGGACAAGGGAGACCTCTGCCTCACTAACGGAGGACATCGACACTTTATCCTTCAG ATGGCTCTGAAGTGTGCGGACATTTGCAACCCCTGCCGACCGTGGAAACTCAGCAAACAGTGGAGCGAGAAAGTGACAGAGGAGTTCTTCCACCAAG GTGACATTGAGAGGAAACATCATCTTGAAGTAACCCCACTCTGTGACAGGCAATCCAACTCGGTTGCCAATATACAGATTG GCTTTATGGCGTACGTGGTAGAGCCTCTGTTTGTGGAATGGTCACGCTTCTCCAACACACGGCTGTCCCAGACCATGATGAGCCACCTGAGCATGAACAAGCAAGgctggaaggaggggagggacaaGCAGGAGGTTAGCTCTAGTAGGGCCTCAGAGGAACAGAGGACTCCTCCCACCAAAGACTCAAACTCCAAAGTATTACCTCAGGGAAGCAAAGGGTCATGA
- the LOC111979276 gene encoding high affinity 3',5'-cyclic-AMP phosphodiesterase 7A isoform X8 has product MISVCIYTPVLKGPRVCNTTKQGAPQSKRHHEDQRALQTDVRVRSQVGFEPERRGSHPYLYVDFRTLHSRPEAAWPVSARNVRRLLSFQRYLHSSRFFHGIPASNPLGYILDDDFTGQAKLMLQKVGNWNFDIFLFDRLTNGNSLVNLTFHLFNTYGLIELFQLDMVKLRRFLVMIQEDYRCQNPYHNAVHAADVTQAMYCYLQEPKLAETLTSCDLLLGLLAAATHDLDHPGVNQPFLIKTDHYLAALYKNSSVLENHHWKSAVGLLRESDLLSHLPTEDRLNMEERLGSLILATDISRQNDYLSEFRTHLDKGDLCLTNGGHRHFILQMALKCADICNPCRPWKLSKQWSEKVTEEFFHQGDIERKHHLEVTPLCDRQSNSVANIQIGFMAYVVEPLFVEWSRFSNTRLSQTMMSHLSMNKQGWKEGRDKQEVSSSRASEEQRTPPTKDSNSKVLPQGSKGS; this is encoded by the exons atgatctcagtgtgtatatatacacctgttctgaaaggccccagagtctgcaacaccactaagcaaggggcaccacaaagcaagcgacaccatgaagaccaaagagctctccaaacag ATGTGAGAGTCAGAAGCCAGGTGGGGTTTGAACCAGAGCGAAGAGGGTCTCATCCCTACTTGTATGTCGATTTCCGAACTTTGCACT CCCGACCTGAGGCTGCGTGGCCTGTGTCTGCCAGGAATGTCCGCAGGCTGCTGAGCTTTCAGAGGTACCTCCACTCGTCACGGTTCTTTCACGGCATCCCAGCCTCCAACCCTCTAGGCTACATCCTTGACGATGACTTCACAGGTCAAGCCAAG TTAATGCTGCAGAAGGTTGGAAACTGGAACTTTGATATTTTCCTGTTTGACAGACTTACGAACG GGAACAGCCTCGTCAACCTGACCTTTCACTTATTCAACACTTATGGGTTAATTGAGCTCTTCCAGTTGGACATGGTTAAACTTAGAAGATTTttag TCATGATTCAAGAGGACTACCGCTGCCAGAACCCCTACCACAATGCAGTCCACGCTGCAGATGTGACTCAGGCCATGTATTGTTACCTGCAGGAGCCCAAG CTCGCTGAGACGCTGACCTCCTGTGATCTCCTGCTGGGTCTGCTGGCGGCTGCCACCCATGATCTGGACCATCCAGGTGTCAACCAGCCTTTCCTCATCAAAACGGACCATTACCTAGCAGCACTGTACAAG AATAGCTCAGTTTTGGAGAATCACCACTGGAAGTCTGCGGTGGGCCTGCTCCGCGAATCAGACCTGCTGTCCCACCTCCCCACTGAAGACCG ATTGAACATGGAGGAGCGGCTTGGATCCCTGATTCTGGCTACAGACATCAGCAGGCAGAATGACTATCTTTCAGAGTTCAGGACACACTTGGACAAGGGAGACCTCTGCCTCACTAACGGAGGACATCGACACTTTATCCTTCAG ATGGCTCTGAAGTGTGCGGACATTTGCAACCCCTGCCGACCGTGGAAACTCAGCAAACAGTGGAGCGAGAAAGTGACAGAGGAGTTCTTCCACCAAG GTGACATTGAGAGGAAACATCATCTTGAAGTAACCCCACTCTGTGACAGGCAATCCAACTCGGTTGCCAATATACAGATTG GCTTTATGGCGTACGTGGTAGAGCCTCTGTTTGTGGAATGGTCACGCTTCTCCAACACACGGCTGTCCCAGACCATGATGAGCCACCTGAGCATGAACAAGCAAGgctggaaggaggggagggacaaGCAGGAGGTTAGCTCTAGTAGGGCCTCAGAGGAACAGAGGACTCCTCCCACCAAAGACTCAAACTCCAAAGTATTACCTCAGGGAAGCAAAGGGTCATGA
- the LOC111979276 gene encoding high affinity 3',5'-cyclic-AMP phosphodiesterase 7A isoform X7 → MISVCIYTPVLKGPRVCNTTKQGAPQSKRHHEDQRALQTGDVRVRSQVGFEPERRGSHPYLYVDFRTLHSRPEAAWPVSARNVRRLLSFQRYLHSSRFFHGIPASNPLGYILDDDFTGQAKLMLQKVGNWNFDIFLFDRLTNGNSLVNLTFHLFNTYGLIELFQLDMVKLRRFLVMIQEDYRCQNPYHNAVHAADVTQAMYCYLQEPKLAETLTSCDLLLGLLAAATHDLDHPGVNQPFLIKTDHYLAALYKNSSVLENHHWKSAVGLLRESDLLSHLPTEDRLNMEERLGSLILATDISRQNDYLSEFRTHLDKGDLCLTNGGHRHFILQMALKCADICNPCRPWKLSKQWSEKVTEEFFHQGDIERKHHLEVTPLCDRQSNSVANIQIGFMAYVVEPLFVEWSRFSNTRLSQTMMSHLSMNKQGWKEGRDKQEVSSSRASEEQRTPPTKDSNSKVLPQGSKGS, encoded by the exons atgatctcagtgtgtatatatacacctgttctgaaaggccccagagtctgcaacaccactaagcaaggggcaccacaaagcaagcgacaccatgaagaccaaagagctctccaaacag GAGATGTGAGAGTCAGAAGCCAGGTGGGGTTTGAACCAGAGCGAAGAGGGTCTCATCCCTACTTGTATGTCGATTTCCGAACTTTGCACT CCCGACCTGAGGCTGCGTGGCCTGTGTCTGCCAGGAATGTCCGCAGGCTGCTGAGCTTTCAGAGGTACCTCCACTCGTCACGGTTCTTTCACGGCATCCCAGCCTCCAACCCTCTAGGCTACATCCTTGACGATGACTTCACAGGTCAAGCCAAG TTAATGCTGCAGAAGGTTGGAAACTGGAACTTTGATATTTTCCTGTTTGACAGACTTACGAACG GGAACAGCCTCGTCAACCTGACCTTTCACTTATTCAACACTTATGGGTTAATTGAGCTCTTCCAGTTGGACATGGTTAAACTTAGAAGATTTttag TCATGATTCAAGAGGACTACCGCTGCCAGAACCCCTACCACAATGCAGTCCACGCTGCAGATGTGACTCAGGCCATGTATTGTTACCTGCAGGAGCCCAAG CTCGCTGAGACGCTGACCTCCTGTGATCTCCTGCTGGGTCTGCTGGCGGCTGCCACCCATGATCTGGACCATCCAGGTGTCAACCAGCCTTTCCTCATCAAAACGGACCATTACCTAGCAGCACTGTACAAG AATAGCTCAGTTTTGGAGAATCACCACTGGAAGTCTGCGGTGGGCCTGCTCCGCGAATCAGACCTGCTGTCCCACCTCCCCACTGAAGACCG ATTGAACATGGAGGAGCGGCTTGGATCCCTGATTCTGGCTACAGACATCAGCAGGCAGAATGACTATCTTTCAGAGTTCAGGACACACTTGGACAAGGGAGACCTCTGCCTCACTAACGGAGGACATCGACACTTTATCCTTCAG ATGGCTCTGAAGTGTGCGGACATTTGCAACCCCTGCCGACCGTGGAAACTCAGCAAACAGTGGAGCGAGAAAGTGACAGAGGAGTTCTTCCACCAAG GTGACATTGAGAGGAAACATCATCTTGAAGTAACCCCACTCTGTGACAGGCAATCCAACTCGGTTGCCAATATACAGATTG GCTTTATGGCGTACGTGGTAGAGCCTCTGTTTGTGGAATGGTCACGCTTCTCCAACACACGGCTGTCCCAGACCATGATGAGCCACCTGAGCATGAACAAGCAAGgctggaaggaggggagggacaaGCAGGAGGTTAGCTCTAGTAGGGCCTCAGAGGAACAGAGGACTCCTCCCACCAAAGACTCAAACTCCAAAGTATTACCTCAGGGAAGCAAAGGGTCATGA